In the uncultured Methanobacterium sp. genome, one interval contains:
- a CDS encoding winged helix-turn-helix domain-containing protein, with amino-acid sequence MEGEGLLWWLIAGTRGGINRAKIINELNSRPYNANQLAKCLKLDYKTVKHHLNVLVKNNIVMTCGEGQYGTVYMLSSTMEENFDSFKQIWKESEKE; translated from the coding sequence ATGGAAGGTGAAGGTTTACTCTGGTGGTTGATAGCGGGAACGCGTGGGGGAATCAATCGAGCCAAGATAATCAATGAACTCAATTCCAGACCATATAATGCCAATCAGCTTGCTAAATGCCTTAAATTAGATTATAAAACTGTTAAGCATCACCTGAATGTTCTGGTCAAAAATAATATTGTAATGACCTGTGGTGAGGGGCAGTATGGGACTGTTTACATGCTTTCATCCACAATGGAGGAAAACTTCGATTCATTCAAACAGATATGGAAGGAATCTGAAAAAGAATAG
- a CDS encoding BPL-N domain-containing protein: MLVLVIIILLSAMTLVVGLPDDSDEMSLNNADNRFSTVKVLIFDGDGSMEESVAGLKACMDESNSMNLSGGIYFDYDTSSQINSNTLSGYDILIMPGGNSATYVQGSSIDDAAIEEFLNQGKGYLGICAGAYAASNSVDGDYSGWGLASQVNTVDVSYEGLVSIAPTSYGSTLLNSSTVSLYHQNGPAMYSTGSSATSFANYSDNGTGYQGYSAIMGESYGSGRVLLSGSHPELDPQNSQLLVQMILWATKKT, translated from the coding sequence ATGTTGGTACTGGTCATTATCATTTTACTATCTGCCATGACTCTGGTAGTGGGACTTCCTGATGATTCAGATGAAATGAGCCTTAATAACGCAGATAATAGATTTTCAACGGTTAAAGTATTGATATTTGATGGTGATGGTTCAATGGAAGAGAGTGTAGCTGGTTTAAAGGCCTGTATGGATGAAAGTAACAGTATGAATCTTTCGGGTGGTATATATTTTGATTATGACACCAGCAGTCAAATTAACTCCAATACTTTATCGGGATATGATATTTTGATAATGCCTGGTGGAAACTCTGCAACATATGTTCAAGGGAGCAGTATTGATGATGCGGCCATTGAAGAATTCTTAAATCAGGGTAAAGGATATCTTGGGATATGTGCGGGGGCTTATGCAGCATCAAACAGTGTTGATGGGGATTATTCAGGATGGGGACTTGCTTCACAGGTAAACACAGTTGACGTGAGTTACGAGGGATTAGTCTCGATTGCACCCACATCCTACGGAAGCACATTACTCAACTCCTCTACGGTAAGTCTATATCATCAGAACGGTCCTGCAATGTACTCAACTGGTTCCAGTGCAACTTCATTTGCCAATTATTCTGATAATGGAACTGGCTATCAGGGTTATTCTGCAATTATGGGTGAAAGTTATGGTTCGGGTAGAGTTCTTTTAAGTGGTTCTCATCCTGAACTCGATCCTCAGAATTCACAACTACTGGTCCAAATGATTTTATGGGCCACTAAAAAAACATGA
- a CDS encoding glycosyltransferase family 39 protein, with the protein MTSFTIFKNDNPISKNRIIKYLKENSWLLMLIALFIFSFVLDIFVLTRYSLSYGIDGAFYDIQIRNILQHGFPMSNDPPLVYYLLTPFVVLFGNSFLGVKIGMALMGSLLVFPAYLLTECYTKEKVGGSKIPALLSAFMVTVNVNYFALLGDFLQNLVGVLFLSVFMYLAVMWFADITKWKKYGVLTVLFLCLNLLTHIYTGAVAVTLFFSLLIFSIVFKTFKARRLPIFDLKILGLLTALVLAFVVVLFSTYPVMYTKFHTVLFSINSSATQTGGMVMGISTSVSGEIFLSLPYLLGIAAALIILYRGLKEKITPILPPKIDGTFKMDRSKVDETISDVKNKILASKMNKNTLLAWVYLSLALALAVLLLIPASDYQSRFLLLAFVPVALLVPLGLKFLETEFLGRYHRKTLTTILVAGVALIFAFSCFFTASESLNNLEPTITFQQYNELLEIKASFANVTNENMVIVASDFQNKYWVEYVLGDVGNGNNVTVVENVQNVQESYQNSTIYAISAQSNQTSSSQSAKISGTNGVRSAGSSFDGNYSLSFLLPYGPPILPNSLDMIPNFSSGSQNPQNSTHDDKQPAGGRANNSNGPGNMTSDGGVGMTFNGGAPGNLPANNNQTNNTMQPPGNMNNQTNPFQGNMGAGRADETRQSVDSLISSGTTIFSGNYFKITRITL; encoded by the coding sequence ATGACGAGTTTCACTATTTTTAAGAATGATAATCCAATTTCTAAAAACCGTATAATCAAATATCTAAAAGAAAATAGCTGGCTTTTAATGTTAATTGCCCTTTTTATTTTCTCATTTGTACTTGATATCTTTGTTTTAACCCGTTATTCATTATCTTATGGAATTGACGGTGCATTTTACGATATTCAGATTAGAAATATATTGCAACATGGATTTCCAATGAGTAACGATCCACCACTGGTATACTATCTTTTAACCCCCTTTGTGGTCCTGTTTGGGAACTCATTTTTAGGAGTTAAAATAGGAATGGCATTGATGGGCTCCTTACTGGTTTTTCCTGCTTATTTACTCACTGAATGTTACACTAAGGAAAAGGTGGGAGGATCTAAGATTCCTGCACTCTTGAGTGCCTTTATGGTTACGGTTAATGTGAATTACTTCGCGCTCTTAGGAGATTTTTTACAGAACCTGGTGGGAGTTCTTTTCCTTTCAGTGTTCATGTACCTTGCAGTAATGTGGTTTGCAGATATCACTAAATGGAAAAAATACGGTGTTTTAACAGTTCTGTTTCTATGCCTAAACCTTTTAACTCATATTTATACCGGAGCGGTAGCAGTCACTCTATTTTTTTCACTTTTAATTTTTAGTATAGTGTTTAAAACATTCAAGGCTCGCAGATTACCAATTTTTGACCTTAAAATTTTAGGGTTATTAACTGCACTGGTACTGGCCTTTGTTGTAGTCCTCTTTTCAACTTATCCAGTCATGTATACTAAATTCCACACTGTGTTATTTTCCATCAACTCTTCGGCCACACAAACCGGGGGGATGGTAATGGGAATAAGCACATCTGTCTCAGGAGAAATCTTCCTAAGTCTCCCTTACTTACTGGGAATAGCAGCTGCTCTCATTATACTTTATAGAGGATTGAAGGAAAAAATCACACCTATCCTTCCACCTAAGATAGATGGGACTTTTAAGATGGATAGATCCAAAGTGGATGAAACTATTTCTGATGTTAAGAATAAAATTCTGGCTTCTAAAATGAATAAAAATACATTACTGGCATGGGTCTATCTTTCACTGGCTCTTGCTCTAGCAGTTTTACTATTAATACCTGCATCGGATTACCAATCCCGGTTTCTTTTACTGGCATTTGTACCGGTGGCGCTTTTGGTTCCATTGGGATTGAAATTTCTGGAAACAGAGTTTCTGGGAAGATATCATCGAAAGACTTTAACCACAATCTTAGTTGCAGGAGTTGCCCTGATATTTGCATTTTCCTGCTTCTTCACTGCTTCAGAATCTTTAAACAATCTGGAACCCACCATAACTTTCCAGCAGTACAATGAATTACTGGAGATAAAAGCCAGCTTTGCCAATGTAACTAATGAAAACATGGTTATAGTGGCATCTGATTTTCAAAATAAGTACTGGGTGGAATATGTTCTGGGTGATGTTGGAAACGGTAATAATGTCACGGTGGTGGAGAATGTTCAGAATGTTCAGGAAAGTTATCAAAACAGCACCATATATGCAATAAGTGCCCAGAGCAATCAAACATCTTCTTCCCAGTCTGCTAAAATTTCAGGAACCAATGGGGTGAGATCTGCAGGGTCCAGTTTTGATGGAAATTATTCTTTGAGTTTCCTGTTACCTTACGGGCCACCAATTCTCCCCAACTCTCTGGATATGATACCTAACTTTAGCAGTGGATCACAAAACCCTCAGAATTCAACACATGACGACAAACAACCCGCTGGTGGTAGGGCTAACAATAGCAACGGTCCGGGGAATATGACCTCTGATGGTGGGGTTGGAATGACCTTTAATGGTGGGGCTCCTGGAAACCTGCCTGCTAACAATAACCAGACTAACAACACTATGCAGCCGCCTGGAAACATGAATAACCAGACTAATCCTTTTCAGGGAAACATGGGTGCGGGACGCGCTGATGAAACACGTCAAAGTGTAGATTCATTAATCAGTTCTGGTACCACAATTTTCAGTGGTAATTATTTCAAAATAACCAGGATAACACTTTAA
- a CDS encoding symporter small accessory protein encodes MVLGINDPWIWGAYIGCILATLLCVVYGIINWNKGGEDEEQEIKEEVDWHKKEKEMQEKELGLWDEEDA; translated from the coding sequence TTGGTTCTAGGAATAAACGACCCCTGGATATGGGGTGCATATATTGGATGCATTCTGGCAACTCTTTTATGTGTTGTTTACGGTATCATAAACTGGAATAAAGGCGGCGAAGATGAAGAACAAGAAATAAAAGAAGAAGTGGATTGGCATAAGAAAGAAAAAGAAATGCAAGAGAAAGAATTGGGTCTTTGGGATGAAGAAGATGCTTGA
- a CDS encoding sodium:solute symporter family protein, with protein sequence MNDLLILSIVVLIYLLITGYVGYVAWRRTKTADDYLVAGRETHPFIMALSYGATFISTAAIVGFGGTAGVYGMGLLWLTFLNILVGIFIAFVFFGKRTRKMGHNLGALTFPEFLSKRFDSRFIQYFSGLVIFFGMTLYASVVLIGMARFAETTLSIDYNIALVVLALIVALYVIFGGIRGVMYTDALQGTIMFVGMFILLVATYWILGGVTDANQALTNLVNVVPAKATAAATATGFTGWTSMPALGSPFWWTLVSTLILGVGIGVLSQPQLVVRFMTVKSNKELNRAVLIGGIFILLMTGTAFIVGALSNVYFFDTVGKLAIQVTNGNADSIIPAFITAAMPLWFAYLFMITLLSAAMSTLSAQVHTQGTALGRDIYETVTNKTGGASVMVARLGIAIAMIIAVIMGFILPTNIIAVGTSMWFSITAAAFLSMYVFALFWKGCTKAGAISGLVVGTLISLFWLVFEYKKSAEALGIAKAITGHAMLSTSLPWPTVDPIIIALPIAFVVTVVVSLLTKKPSKEHMEKCFEGV encoded by the coding sequence ATGAATGATTTGTTGATATTGAGTATTGTAGTTTTAATATACTTACTTATAACTGGTTATGTGGGTTACGTAGCCTGGAGGCGAACCAAAACTGCCGATGACTACTTGGTGGCAGGCAGGGAAACCCATCCATTTATAATGGCCTTGAGTTACGGGGCAACCTTCATCAGTACCGCTGCTATTGTTGGTTTTGGTGGTACAGCTGGGGTCTATGGGATGGGTCTTTTATGGCTCACCTTCCTGAACATACTGGTGGGTATTTTTATAGCCTTTGTATTCTTTGGTAAACGAACCCGGAAAATGGGACACAACTTGGGAGCCCTCACTTTCCCGGAATTTTTATCCAAACGTTTTGATAGTAGATTTATACAGTACTTCAGTGGACTGGTTATATTTTTCGGAATGACTCTATATGCATCAGTGGTTCTCATTGGTATGGCCAGATTCGCAGAAACAACTCTTAGTATCGATTATAATATAGCTTTAGTTGTGCTGGCACTCATAGTTGCTCTTTACGTTATTTTCGGTGGAATAAGAGGTGTGATGTACACCGATGCCTTGCAGGGTACCATAATGTTCGTGGGAATGTTTATACTTCTGGTGGCCACCTACTGGATACTGGGTGGAGTTACTGATGCCAACCAGGCCCTTACTAACCTGGTTAATGTAGTACCGGCTAAAGCCACTGCAGCGGCCACAGCGACAGGTTTCACAGGGTGGACATCCATGCCTGCATTGGGAAGCCCCTTCTGGTGGACCTTGGTCAGTACACTGATCCTGGGAGTGGGAATAGGAGTTCTATCACAGCCACAGCTTGTTGTACGTTTTATGACTGTTAAATCCAACAAGGAACTCAACAGGGCTGTACTCATTGGTGGAATTTTCATTCTTCTTATGACTGGAACTGCTTTCATTGTTGGTGCCCTTTCCAATGTGTATTTCTTTGATACGGTGGGAAAACTGGCTATACAAGTTACAAATGGTAATGCAGACTCAATTATTCCTGCGTTCATCACTGCTGCCATGCCCTTATGGTTTGCGTACCTATTCATGATAACTCTCCTGTCAGCGGCTATGTCCACCCTCAGTGCACAGGTACACACCCAAGGAACTGCACTGGGAAGAGATATCTATGAAACAGTGACCAATAAAACAGGAGGAGCTTCAGTAATGGTTGCTCGACTTGGAATTGCCATTGCAATGATCATTGCAGTTATAATGGGATTCATACTCCCCACCAACATAATTGCAGTGGGTACATCCATGTGGTTCTCCATAACTGCAGCAGCATTCCTCTCCATGTACGTATTTGCCCTTTTCTGGAAAGGCTGCACCAAAGCCGGTGCCATATCTGGATTAGTGGTAGGGACCTTGATCAGTTTATTCTGGCTGGTGTTCGAGTACAAAAAATCAGCAGAAGCACTGGGAATTGCTAAAGCAATAACTGGACATGCCATGTTATCAACTTCCTTGCCATGGCCAACAGTGGACCCCATAATAATTGCTTTACCAATTGCTTTTGTGGTTACAGTTGTAGTGAGCCTTTTAACCAAAAAACCCAGTAAAGAACACATGGAAAAATGTTTTGAAGGGGTGTAA
- a CDS encoding PRC-barrel domain-containing protein, translated as MRIVQEIVGKEVLDSSAVVIGRVKDLEVNFITNEIESFIVGKGGISEGLGLSKGETIVPYDMVSKIGDKILLKSRDEGTSNESSYDF; from the coding sequence ATGAGGATTGTGCAAGAAATTGTTGGAAAAGAAGTTTTAGACAGTTCAGCAGTGGTTATTGGAAGAGTTAAGGATTTGGAAGTTAATTTCATCACCAATGAAATCGAATCATTCATAGTGGGAAAAGGAGGCATATCTGAGGGATTAGGATTGTCTAAAGGTGAAACAATCGTTCCTTATGATATGGTGAGTAAGATTGGGGATAAGATACTTCTTAAAAGCCGGGATGAAGGAACCAGCAATGAATCCAGTTATGACTTTTAA
- a CDS encoding orotate phosphoribosyltransferase encodes MTSLEVRGICTICGQPGKMYTCSLCGSLVCVKCFQWKQGVCQRCQRGLKVH; translated from the coding sequence GTGACATCTTTGGAAGTTCGAGGTATCTGTACTATCTGTGGCCAGCCGGGTAAGATGTATACTTGTTCACTTTGTGGTAGTCTGGTTTGTGTGAAATGTTTTCAATGGAAACAGGGAGTATGCCAGCGCTGTCAAAGGGGATTGAAAGTCCATTAA
- the pyrE gene encoding orotate phosphoribosyltransferase: MVIKQEKENLINLLKVNQVIKFGKFTLSSGRESDYYVDMKKAITDPQILSQVAKIISHIISDDNIDLVAGPALGAVPIATAVALHSGIPMLMIRKAKKDYGTSQLIEGELKEGDRVIVVEDVTTTGNSLLKAVKAVQDNGGIVERTFVVVDRQEGAVEELKKEGIILEPLVSISDFK, encoded by the coding sequence ATGGTAATTAAACAGGAAAAAGAAAACTTAATAAACTTATTAAAAGTTAATCAGGTTATTAAATTTGGTAAATTCACTCTTTCCTCCGGCAGGGAAAGTGATTACTATGTGGACATGAAAAAAGCCATCACTGACCCTCAGATCCTTTCCCAGGTTGCTAAAATTATTTCTCATATTATCAGTGATGATAATATTGACTTGGTGGCGGGACCTGCTCTGGGAGCTGTGCCCATTGCAACGGCAGTGGCCCTGCACTCAGGTATACCAATGCTCATGATTCGCAAAGCAAAGAAGGATTATGGAACATCCCAACTTATTGAGGGAGAATTAAAAGAAGGGGATAGAGTCATAGTTGTTGAAGATGTTACAACCACAGGTAATTCCCTTTTAAAAGCTGTTAAAGCTGTTCAGGATAACGGGGGAATTGTGGAGAGAACCTTTGTGGTGGTGGATCGCCAAGAAGGAGCTGTGGAAGAGCTGAAGAAGGAAGGAATAATTTTAGAACCACTGGTATCAATTAGTGATTTTAAATAG
- a CDS encoding MogA/MoaB family molybdenum cofactor biosynthesis protein, with protein MKSKTMEEHKKHSPLRVKVGIITLSDSKSSSSKPKDSNFVSNQEDLSGKIIIDSLEGQHEIVAYQVIPDDTNQLLDTLEKISNQGAQIIISTGGTGIGKRDITIETINPLFEKELNGFGEIFRAETYKELGTGAIMTRATAGVWNETLLVALPGSPNAVQLGMKIIKPEMGHLVKHMTQ; from the coding sequence ATGAAAAGTAAAACCATGGAAGAACATAAAAAACACAGCCCTCTGAGGGTTAAAGTAGGGATAATTACTTTAAGTGACTCAAAATCCAGTTCATCCAAACCGAAAGATTCAAATTTTGTTTCCAATCAGGAGGATCTTTCCGGTAAGATTATAATAGACTCACTGGAAGGCCAGCATGAAATAGTGGCATACCAGGTTATACCTGATGATACCAATCAACTGTTGGATACTCTGGAAAAAATTAGTAATCAAGGTGCCCAAATCATTATCAGCACAGGAGGTACTGGAATTGGGAAACGGGACATTACCATTGAAACCATTAATCCCCTCTTTGAAAAGGAATTAAATGGTTTCGGGGAAATTTTCAGGGCAGAAACTTATAAAGAACTGGGAACCGGTGCCATAATGACCAGAGCAACAGCCGGGGTTTGGAATGAAACACTGCTGGTGGCATTACCCGGTTCACCCAATGCAGTTCAGCTGGGAATGAAAATAATAAAACCAGAAATGGGGCATCTGGTGAAACACATGACACAATGA
- a CDS encoding ribonuclease VapC, with protein sequence MKEKVYVLDASGIIGGFISSKHKNITSSAVISEIKDLKSQIALQSALDQGNIIIEEPDSGALNKVQGAIENSGDILRLSEVDKTLVALALSLTKKYSPTVVTDDYSIQNILKILEIPYRSVLTEGIREIYGWIKICRGCRKKYPSNYQWDDCEICGSTVYRKRIKK encoded by the coding sequence ATGAAAGAGAAAGTTTATGTTCTGGATGCATCCGGAATTATTGGGGGTTTTATTTCCTCAAAACACAAAAACATCACAAGCAGTGCGGTTATATCTGAAATTAAAGATTTAAAGTCCCAAATAGCCCTGCAATCTGCTTTGGATCAGGGTAATATTATTATTGAAGAACCGGATTCGGGTGCACTGAATAAGGTTCAAGGTGCAATTGAAAACTCTGGAGATATTTTAAGATTATCTGAAGTGGATAAGACGTTAGTGGCCCTAGCACTAAGTCTCACTAAAAAATATAGTCCTACAGTAGTCACTGATGATTATTCCATACAGAACATCCTGAAAATTCTAGAAATCCCTTACAGAAGTGTTTTAACAGAGGGAATCAGAGAGATATACGGATGGATCAAAATATGCAGAGGTTGCAGAAAGAAATACCCATCAAATTATCAATGGGATGATTGTGAGATTTGTGGGTCAACTGTTTATCGTAAAAGAATCAAAAAATAA
- a CDS encoding DUF2117 domain-containing protein, translating to MNIGVVVHGPEIVDSGYALKFLDFLEDYGTVRARLGGTMGRTAVIDAHLEDKINISQKLFPSQSVDKFNEEGCDVIFLINYGKSSVTGHAFGYKVYHNCQDQPPLIQMERPGEEDGSVVAWREDQENLADDIAKKMGLQMVTPEMIRERLFSENPCQEVSTTLCRKIAGVSPQENIFVNGIVVGKSTSQDVAIVAENGMITQIIGGELKEHGAEKLGSIELETAIVKTGLLRKSRVKPRILKSEKSKVTFTVSYLNHAAEDIYRLKNADMVVTVGDDTTLVAADILYRFNVPIIGITDGDLDKVVEEGFKAEGSMIVELESGLDDLVGDKIFSELFHREETIEIENIENFKSKLLQIISNMTRQYQVK from the coding sequence ATGAATATTGGTGTTGTGGTACATGGACCCGAAATTGTGGATTCAGGTTATGCCCTGAAGTTCCTTGATTTTTTAGAGGATTATGGTACAGTTCGGGCCAGATTAGGTGGTACCATGGGAAGAACTGCAGTTATCGATGCTCATCTGGAAGATAAGATCAATATCAGCCAGAAACTATTCCCCAGCCAATCAGTGGACAAGTTCAATGAGGAGGGATGTGATGTTATTTTCCTCATTAACTATGGAAAGTCCAGTGTAACTGGCCATGCCTTTGGATATAAGGTTTACCATAACTGTCAGGACCAACCGCCTCTCATTCAAATGGAAAGGCCTGGAGAAGAGGATGGTAGTGTGGTGGCCTGGAGGGAAGATCAGGAAAATCTGGCAGATGACATTGCAAAAAAGATGGGTCTACAAATGGTTACTCCAGAAATGATCCGGGAACGTCTATTTTCGGAAAATCCCTGCCAAGAAGTGTCCACTACATTGTGCCGAAAAATTGCCGGTGTGTCTCCTCAAGAGAACATATTCGTCAATGGTATAGTGGTAGGCAAATCAACCTCACAAGATGTGGCTATCGTAGCTGAAAATGGCATGATAACCCAGATTATAGGGGGAGAACTCAAGGAACATGGGGCGGAAAAACTGGGATCCATTGAACTTGAAACAGCCATTGTAAAAACAGGTTTGTTGAGGAAATCCCGAGTTAAACCTCGAATACTAAAATCTGAAAAGTCTAAGGTCACTTTCACGGTTTCGTATCTTAACCATGCAGCTGAAGATATTTACCGGTTGAAAAATGCAGACATGGTGGTCACGGTGGGTGATGATACCACACTGGTTGCCGCAGATATACTTTATCGTTTTAACGTTCCCATAATTGGTATAACTGATGGGGATCTGGATAAAGTTGTTGAAGAAGGTTTTAAAGCTGAAGGTTCTATGATAGTGGAACTTGAAAGTGGTTTGGATGATTTAGTGGGAGATAAAATCTTTTCAGAACTTTTCCACCGTGAGGAGACCATAGAAATAGAAAATATAGAAAATTTTAAAAGTAAATTGCTACAAATTATTAGTAATATGACCCGTCAATATCAGGTTAAATAA
- a CDS encoding methanogenesis marker 2 protein, translating into MDLKSLVDSIRSFEGITRKNLIKDVTGLLEETYNIAGRTLLGFGDDASALEIGNSQVILMAADGMWGKLMEADPWWAGYCSVLVNVNDIAAMGGIPIGMTNVLSTQDKDICSQIMDGINEGVKKFGVPMVGGHVHPDAPYNSLDVSITGIMNREDIITSCGAKPGDKVLVAIDLDGVIHPQFHLNWDTTTMKSAELVQAQIMAMNELAQKHLLSAGKDISNPGTLGTLGMLLETSNAGATVELELIPRNTDVNWEDWLKLYPGAGFVLTAEEDNVDEIVEILEKVNITTAVVGSIISDKKLYLTSNGNKEVVFDFDTDKITGIHDETP; encoded by the coding sequence TTGGATTTAAAGTCACTTGTTGATTCTATACGGAGTTTTGAAGGCATTACTCGTAAAAATCTTATAAAAGACGTAACTGGGCTCCTGGAAGAGACTTACAATATTGCAGGAAGGACTCTTCTTGGTTTTGGTGATGATGCATCTGCCCTGGAAATTGGTAACAGCCAGGTAATCCTCATGGCTGCTGATGGAATGTGGGGAAAACTAATGGAAGCTGATCCATGGTGGGCAGGATACTGTTCAGTACTGGTAAATGTCAACGACATTGCCGCCATGGGTGGAATACCCATTGGAATGACCAATGTCCTTTCCACTCAGGATAAAGATATATGCAGCCAGATCATGGATGGGATTAACGAAGGGGTGAAAAAATTCGGAGTACCCATGGTAGGGGGTCATGTTCATCCTGATGCACCCTACAACTCCCTGGATGTGTCCATAACAGGTATCATGAACCGTGAAGATATCATAACCAGCTGCGGTGCTAAACCAGGAGACAAGGTACTGGTGGCAATTGATCTGGACGGTGTTATACACCCCCAGTTCCACCTGAACTGGGATACCACCACCATGAAAAGCGCCGAACTGGTTCAAGCCCAGATCATGGCCATGAATGAACTTGCACAAAAACACCTCTTAAGCGCTGGAAAAGATATAAGTAACCCTGGAACTTTAGGGACCCTTGGAATGCTCCTGGAAACTTCTAATGCTGGGGCTACAGTGGAACTGGAACTCATACCTCGTAACACTGATGTAAACTGGGAGGATTGGCTTAAACTTTACCCTGGTGCAGGATTTGTCCTCACTGCAGAGGAGGATAATGTGGATGAGATCGTAGAAATCCTGGAAAAAGTTAACATAACCACAGCAGTTGTAGGCAGTATCATATCCGATAAAAAATTATACCTAACATCTAATGGTAATAAAGAGGTCGTTTTTGACTTTGATACTGATAAAATCACTGGAATACATGATGAAACGCCCTAG